From the Paenibacillus sp. FSL H8-0548 genome, one window contains:
- the spoVG gene encoding septation regulator SpoVG has translation MQITDVRLRRVNSEGRMKAIASITIDNEFVVHDIRVIDGNNGMFVAMPSKRTPDGEFRDIAHPISSTTREKIQAAVLAEYERAAEEVAIEEGA, from the coding sequence GTGCAAATTACTGATGTCAGACTCCGCCGTGTAAATTCCGAAGGGCGTATGAAGGCCATCGCATCCATTACTATTGATAATGAATTCGTTGTTCACGATATTCGTGTCATCGATGGAAACAATGGAATGTTTGTTGCAATGCCAAGCAAACGTACTCCGGATGGAGAATTTCGGGATATCGCTCATCCGATCTCTTCGACCACCCGGGAGAAAATCCAGGCTGCTGTTCTCGCTGAATATGAGCGTGCAGCAGAAGAAGTTGCGATTGAAGAAGGCGCTTAA
- the pth gene encoding aminoacyl-tRNA hydrolase — MRWIAGLGNPGTAYQGTRHNVGFMVIDELARRWGINVNQNKCRALIGEGNVQGTKVVLIKPMTYMNLSGESVRSFLDYFKAEVQDGLIVYDDLDTEIGKLRLRYQGSAGGHNGIKSLIQHLGTQTFDRVRMGISRPQPGMNIADYVLSTFPKGDREKLDAMITDACDAIEFRLKAPFEETMAKFNR, encoded by the coding sequence ATGAGGTGGATTGCAGGACTAGGGAATCCCGGCACTGCTTATCAAGGCACCCGGCACAATGTCGGATTTATGGTTATTGATGAGCTGGCAAGACGTTGGGGTATCAATGTAAATCAAAATAAATGCAGAGCTTTAATCGGTGAGGGCAATGTACAGGGTACGAAGGTTGTCCTTATTAAACCGATGACATATATGAATTTATCCGGTGAATCGGTTAGATCTTTTCTTGACTATTTTAAAGCTGAGGTTCAGGATGGTCTAATCGTTTATGATGATCTGGATACGGAGATTGGAAAGCTGCGTCTTCGTTATCAAGGCAGTGCAGGTGGACATAACGGCATTAAGTCGCTGATTCAGCATTTGGGCACGCAGACGTTCGACCGTGTTCGGATGGGCATCTCTCGTCCGCAGCCGGGCATGAACATAGCTGATTACGTGCTCTCTACTTTCCCGAAGGGCGATCGTGAGAAGCTGGATGCCATGATAACAGACGCTTGTGATGCCATTGAGTTTAGGCTGAAGGCTCCATTTGAGGAAACGATGGCAAAGTTTAACCGATAA
- a CDS encoding Veg family protein, with protein sequence MAKNALLDIKRSLEAHVGSKIRLRANGGRRKTIERTGTLEETYPSVFIVKLDEEQHAFKRVSYSYADILTESVEVTVCNDEGQVRIAHLQH encoded by the coding sequence ATGGCAAAAAATGCGCTATTGGATATTAAACGCAGCTTGGAAGCTCATGTTGGCTCCAAAATCCGACTTCGAGCGAACGGTGGACGACGTAAGACCATCGAACGAACCGGTACATTGGAAGAAACCTACCCTTCTGTTTTCATTGTTAAACTGGATGAAGAGCAACATGCGTTCAAGCGTGTCTCTTACAGTTATGCGGATATACTGACGGAGTCAGTTGAAGTGACCGTATGCAATGATGAAGGTCAAGTCCGTATTGCGCATTTGCAACATTAG
- the glmU gene encoding bifunctional UDP-N-acetylglucosamine diphosphorylase/glucosamine-1-phosphate N-acetyltransferase GlmU: MKVMAIVLAAGQGKRMKSKLYKVLHPVCGKPMVGHVLDVVKQANAERSVVIVGHGADLVKSYLGDRAEYVLQEQQLGTGHAVRQAEALLGEEEGTTIVICGDTPLVQASTIRAMLELHVSSGAAATVLTAAFDDPTGYGRVIRGEDGAVQRIVEQKDCSPEEAAAKEINTGTYCFDNKKLFAALANVTSNNAQGEFYLTDVIGIFREAGQSVQGYCTTDLAEAIGVNDRVALAEAERFMRDRINRNHLLGGVTLIDASSTYIEAGVQIGADTIIYPGTVLRGSTVIGEDCIIGPQADIADSTIGNGVAIKYSVVAESIVGDTSTVGPYANLRPGSKLGVGCKIGDFVELKNASLDDGSKVSHLSYVGDAKVGKDVNIGCGAITVNYDGFNKFVTEIGDNAFVGSNVNLIAPVKIGEGAYVVAGSTVTHDVPAGDLAIARERQVNKPGYAEKIRGRAKAKKEKKQT, encoded by the coding sequence TTGAAGGTTATGGCAATTGTACTTGCTGCAGGACAGGGCAAGCGAATGAAATCGAAATTATACAAAGTGCTTCATCCGGTATGTGGAAAGCCGATGGTTGGTCATGTGCTTGATGTTGTGAAACAAGCAAATGCTGAGCGTTCAGTCGTTATTGTTGGCCATGGCGCAGATTTGGTGAAGTCCTATTTGGGTGATCGTGCGGAATACGTACTGCAAGAGCAGCAGCTCGGAACAGGTCATGCGGTTCGTCAAGCAGAGGCCTTGCTCGGTGAAGAGGAAGGTACGACTATTGTGATTTGCGGTGATACGCCACTCGTACAAGCATCTACGATAAGAGCTATGCTGGAGCTTCATGTATCCAGCGGAGCGGCAGCGACTGTGTTGACGGCTGCATTTGATGATCCTACGGGCTACGGACGTGTCATTCGGGGCGAGGACGGTGCGGTACAGCGTATTGTGGAGCAGAAGGATTGTTCCCCTGAGGAAGCGGCGGCAAAAGAAATTAATACCGGTACGTATTGCTTCGACAATAAGAAGCTGTTTGCTGCGCTTGCGAATGTCACAAGCAATAACGCACAGGGAGAATTCTATTTGACGGACGTTATCGGTATTTTCCGTGAAGCGGGACAATCCGTTCAAGGTTATTGTACAACTGATTTGGCGGAAGCCATCGGTGTTAACGACCGTGTGGCGTTAGCTGAAGCAGAGCGCTTCATGCGCGATCGAATTAATCGCAATCATCTGCTTGGCGGCGTCACTTTGATTGATGCTTCATCGACCTATATAGAAGCAGGTGTTCAAATAGGCGCGGATACGATTATTTATCCTGGCACAGTGCTTCGCGGCTCTACGGTGATTGGCGAGGACTGCATCATTGGACCGCAGGCTGACATCGCGGACAGCACGATTGGAAATGGCGTTGCGATAAAATATTCTGTAGTCGCAGAATCTATTGTAGGCGACACAAGCACGGTAGGCCCTTACGCGAATTTGCGTCCAGGCTCGAAGCTTGGCGTAGGCTGCAAGATTGGTGATTTTGTTGAGCTGAAAAACGCATCACTGGATGATGGAAGCAAAGTATCGCATCTGAGCTATGTTGGAGATGCGAAAGTAGGCAAGGATGTTAATATTGGCTGTGGAGCCATTACGGTCAACTATGACGGCTTCAATAAATTTGTAACCGAAATTGGCGATAATGCGTTTGTTGGCAGCAACGTCAATCTAATCGCACCGGTGAAAATCGGAGAGGGCGCCTATGTAGTAGCTGGTTCAACAGTGACCCATGATGTCCCAGCAGGCGACCTCGCTATCGCTCGCGAGCGTCAAGTGAATAAGCCGGGTTATGCGGAGAAGATTCGTGGCCGGGCTAAAGCAAAGAAAGAGAAGAAGCAAACTTAA
- a CDS encoding anti-sigma-F factor Fin family protein, translating to MAVNYICRHCKTSIGSLDGPEITEHQLGFHFLTPEERSDIIAYDPNGDVTVKVVCDYCREAIDANPELHLVVNPLQ from the coding sequence ATGGCTGTAAACTATATTTGTCGGCACTGCAAAACGTCTATTGGATCCCTTGACGGACCAGAAATAACGGAGCACCAGCTTGGTTTCCATTTCTTGACCCCTGAGGAGCGCAGCGATATAATAGCGTATGACCCAAATGGAGATGTAACGGTAAAAGTGGTTTGTGATTATTGCCGCGAGGCGATTGACGCGAACCCAGAGCTTCATTTGGTAGTTAATCCTCTTCAATGA
- the purR gene encoding pur operon repressor, whose amino-acid sequence MKKLKRSSRLVEMTQYLLSRPHTLISLTAFADRYQSAKSSISEDLAIIKEVFEEEGIGELHTLAGAAGGVRYTPKMQAATALTIMTSICRQLEQPERVLPGGYLYITDMLGQPELLADVGRMFATAFADRKIDVIMTVETKGIPLAHATAACLNIPVVIVRRDNKVTEGSAVSINYVSGSTKRIQTMSLARRAIKEQSRVLIIDDFMKAGGTIQGMMDLLFEFKATVAGVGVFVESGEVELEERLLEDYVSLAKLTAVDMKTKQTTVVPGNYFKA is encoded by the coding sequence TTGAAGAAGTTGAAACGGAGCTCGCGATTGGTAGAAATGACCCAATACCTGTTAAGTCGTCCCCATACGTTAATTTCACTGACAGCATTTGCTGATCGATATCAATCGGCAAAGTCTTCAATTAGTGAGGACTTGGCGATAATTAAAGAAGTATTTGAGGAAGAAGGAATTGGTGAGCTTCATACTCTTGCGGGAGCTGCAGGCGGAGTGAGATATACGCCAAAGATGCAAGCAGCGACAGCACTCACGATTATGACGAGCATATGCCGCCAGTTAGAGCAGCCTGAAAGGGTTCTTCCCGGCGGTTATTTGTATATAACGGATATGTTGGGCCAGCCCGAGCTGCTTGCGGATGTCGGAAGAATGTTTGCGACAGCCTTTGCAGATCGGAAGATCGACGTCATTATGACGGTAGAAACAAAAGGGATACCGCTTGCTCATGCAACGGCAGCCTGCTTGAATATACCTGTTGTCATTGTTCGTCGCGATAATAAGGTGACCGAGGGATCAGCAGTCAGCATTAACTACGTTTCAGGCTCGACGAAGCGTATTCAAACGATGTCACTGGCTCGCAGGGCGATTAAAGAGCAATCGCGTGTTCTTATTATTGATGACTTCATGAAGGCTGGCGGAACGATTCAGGGCATGATGGATTTGCTGTTTGAATTTAAAGCTACCGTAGCGGGTGTAGGCGTGTTTGTAGAATCCGGCGAGGTAGAATTGGAGGAGCGGCTTCTTGAGGATTATGTGTCGCTTGCTAAGCTAACTGCTGTTGATATGAAGACGAAGCAAACGACAGTCGTTCCGGGGAACTATTTTAAAGCATAA
- the ispE gene encoding 4-(cytidine 5'-diphospho)-2-C-methyl-D-erythritol kinase, with protein sequence MKIYEKAPAKINLLLDVLRKRDDGYHEVEMIMTMVDLADRLEMEELPRDTIIISSQVGYIPLDEKNLAFQAARLIKERYNVKQGVYIHLDKKIPVAAGLAGGSSDAAAALRGLNRLWKLGIPEDELCTLGAELGSDVPFCVTGGTAIARGRGEKLEHIAGPPQCWVVLAKPPINVSTADVYGKFRANELKEHPSIPNMVSALERGSFTDICEGLGNVLEKVTLDTYPEVLQLKESMIRLGADGVLMSGSGPTVFGLVSKEAKLPRIYNGLRGFCKEVYVVRMLT encoded by the coding sequence ATGAAAATTTATGAAAAAGCTCCTGCCAAAATTAATTTGCTGCTCGATGTGCTCCGCAAGCGCGATGATGGCTATCATGAGGTAGAAATGATCATGACCATGGTTGACCTTGCTGACCGGCTTGAGATGGAAGAGCTGCCAAGAGATACGATCATTATTTCAAGCCAAGTTGGCTACATACCGTTAGATGAGAAGAACCTAGCTTTCCAAGCGGCTAGGCTTATTAAAGAGCGTTATAATGTGAAGCAGGGCGTATATATACATTTGGACAAGAAGATTCCGGTCGCAGCAGGACTTGCTGGAGGCAGCAGTGATGCTGCTGCAGCGCTGCGCGGGCTCAATCGTCTATGGAAGCTGGGAATACCAGAGGACGAGCTATGCACCCTTGGAGCGGAGCTTGGCTCAGATGTTCCTTTCTGCGTTACAGGCGGCACAGCAATTGCTCGCGGACGTGGAGAGAAGCTGGAGCATATTGCGGGTCCACCGCAGTGCTGGGTTGTACTCGCGAAGCCGCCAATTAATGTGTCGACAGCAGACGTGTACGGTAAATTTCGGGCTAATGAGCTTAAAGAGCATCCATCTATTCCAAATATGGTTAGTGCGCTTGAGCGTGGATCATTCACGGATATATGCGAAGGACTTGGCAATGTGCTTGAGAAGGTTACGCTTGATACCTATCCAGAGGTGCTGCAGTTAAAGGAAAGTATGATTCGTCTTGGCGCTGATGGTGTCTTAATGTCTGGGAGCGGACCGACGGTATTCGGTCTTGTATCGAAGGAGGCCAAGCTTCCTCGTATTTACAATGGCCTTCGTGGTTTCTGCAAAGAGGTCTATGTGGTAAGAATGCTAACATAG
- the rsmA gene encoding 16S rRNA (adenine(1518)-N(6)/adenine(1519)-N(6))-dimethyltransferase RsmA has translation MSEQEQLEQQGKEKVKRVSIEVATPKRTKEIIAKYGFSFKKSLGQNFLIDQNILNNIVAAAELDETKGALEIGPGIGALTQRLAASAGKVTAVEIDNRLIPILKEVLADEEHTTVIHGDVLKLDLKALFKEQFSDVSGVSVVANLPYYVTTPILMKLLEERLPLEHIVVMIQKEVAERMAAKPGGKEYGSLSVAVQYYCVPKLVCMVPHTVFIPQPNVDSAVIKLSLRDKPAVDVPDENHFFRVVQASFAQRRKTLANNLTAFVGKERREALTEMLLKNDIDPIRRGETLSLEEFARISRSMLEAGWGA, from the coding sequence ATGAGCGAGCAAGAGCAATTGGAGCAGCAGGGCAAGGAAAAGGTGAAACGAGTCTCGATTGAGGTGGCTACGCCAAAACGGACCAAAGAGATCATTGCGAAATACGGCTTCTCCTTCAAAAAAAGCTTAGGTCAAAACTTTCTAATCGATCAAAATATTTTAAATAATATCGTTGCGGCTGCCGAGCTGGACGAAACAAAGGGTGCCCTAGAGATTGGACCTGGCATCGGCGCGCTCACACAGCGGCTAGCAGCATCTGCGGGCAAGGTAACGGCTGTGGAAATCGATAATCGGCTAATTCCTATTTTAAAAGAGGTACTGGCTGATGAAGAGCATACGACGGTTATTCATGGCGATGTGCTGAAGCTTGATCTGAAGGCGTTGTTCAAGGAGCAATTTTCCGATGTATCAGGTGTCAGTGTCGTTGCCAACCTTCCTTATTATGTTACCACCCCGATTCTGATGAAGCTGCTTGAAGAGCGTCTGCCGCTTGAGCATATTGTTGTCATGATTCAGAAGGAAGTAGCTGAGCGGATGGCGGCAAAGCCAGGAGGCAAGGAATATGGAAGCTTAAGCGTTGCTGTGCAATACTATTGTGTGCCTAAGCTCGTTTGTATGGTGCCGCATACGGTGTTTATACCGCAGCCTAATGTCGATTCGGCTGTTATTAAGCTATCCCTGCGCGATAAGCCGGCTGTCGATGTGCCCGATGAGAATCATTTTTTCCGTGTCGTCCAAGCCAGCTTTGCACAGCGCCGGAAAACACTGGCGAACAATTTGACTGCTTTTGTTGGCAAGGAGCGGCGTGAGGCGCTGACGGAGATGCTTCTAAAGAACGACATTGATCCCATTAGACGCGGGGAGACGCTCTCGCTTGAGGAATTTGCGCGAATTAGCCGCAGCATGCTGGAAGCCGGCTGGGGCGCTTAG
- the yabG gene encoding sporulation peptidase YabG, with protein sequence MKQGDLVVRNSYGGDVLFKVEDVRSQTAILKGTDYRLLADAPIPDLSVVRDPESTRAVQQVRIKVNDSLKRMHSERERQALENEDNIRHAMQQSQPFFEVPGKVLHLDGDGNYLKKSMQLYNTMHVPSHGLHVHESQMADVLYRLLPQIQPDIVVITGHDGVLKNRAQMDLFSLSSYKNSQHFVNAVRVARDYEKNRDGLIVIAGACQSHFEALLQVGSNFASSPGRILIHALDPVYIAIKASYTSIKDTINLSDVIHGTISGIDGVGGIETMGRFRVGLPKPKITASTSVLKR encoded by the coding sequence ATGAAGCAAGGGGACCTGGTCGTCCGCAATTCGTATGGCGGTGACGTGCTATTTAAGGTTGAGGATGTTCGATCACAAACTGCTATTCTGAAAGGCACGGACTACCGATTGCTTGCGGATGCTCCGATTCCTGATCTGTCGGTTGTACGTGATCCAGAATCAACGAGAGCGGTGCAGCAAGTTCGAATTAAAGTAAATGATTCGCTGAAACGTATGCATTCGGAGCGAGAACGCCAGGCGTTAGAGAACGAGGATAACATTCGGCATGCGATGCAGCAGAGCCAGCCATTTTTTGAGGTGCCTGGAAAGGTGCTTCATCTAGACGGTGACGGAAACTATTTAAAGAAGAGCATGCAGTTGTATAATACGATGCATGTTCCTTCTCATGGCCTTCACGTGCATGAGTCCCAAATGGCTGATGTGCTGTACCGACTACTGCCGCAAATTCAACCTGATATTGTCGTAATTACTGGTCATGATGGTGTATTGAAAAATCGTGCACAAATGGATCTCTTTAGTTTGAGCAGCTATAAAAACTCCCAGCATTTTGTTAATGCGGTTCGTGTTGCTCGTGATTATGAAAAAAATCGCGATGGACTAATTGTTATCGCGGGCGCATGCCAATCACATTTTGAAGCACTGCTGCAGGTGGGGTCTAATTTCGCAAGCTCGCCGGGCCGTATTTTGATTCATGCTCTCGATCCTGTTTATATAGCCATTAAAGCAAGCTATACGTCCATTAAGGACACGATAAACTTATCTGATGTTATTCATGGCACGATAAGTGGAATTGATGGTGTAGGCGGGATTGAGACAATGGGACGCTTCAGAGTAGGTTTGCCTAAGCCTAAAATAACAGCTTCCACATCAGTATTGAAACGATAG
- a CDS encoding 50S ribosomal protein L25, with protein sequence MAIAMNAEQRTGTTKGELRLLRLQGKIPGIIYGKQLSDAAQVTVDAKELQSLLRSHPNAVLEINIPSHGKTSVMISEIQRDSLNRNVLHVDFHQINMNESVKANVRIHADGDSQGVREGGVLQVIMHEVEVQCLPGSIPDVVTVDISSLAMGESILISDLKLPNGVEPSADPEQVVLTVLSPQKDLTEEEAEDAAVELAEAESRSNEAKLEGVKSL encoded by the coding sequence ATGGCGATAGCTATGAATGCAGAACAACGTACGGGTACGACGAAGGGCGAGTTGCGCTTATTGCGGCTTCAAGGGAAAATCCCAGGCATAATCTATGGAAAGCAATTGAGTGATGCCGCTCAGGTAACGGTGGATGCCAAGGAGCTTCAATCGCTGCTGCGCTCGCATCCGAATGCGGTGCTTGAAATAAATATTCCATCACACGGAAAGACTTCCGTTATGATTTCCGAAATACAGCGCGATTCGCTAAATCGCAATGTGCTGCATGTTGATTTTCATCAAATCAATATGAATGAGAGTGTAAAGGCAAATGTTCGCATTCATGCTGATGGTGATTCGCAGGGGGTAAGAGAAGGCGGTGTGCTTCAAGTCATTATGCATGAGGTTGAGGTGCAGTGCTTGCCAGGCAGCATTCCTGATGTAGTGACCGTAGATATCTCATCCTTAGCGATGGGCGAGAGCATACTCATCAGCGATTTAAAGCTGCCTAATGGCGTAGAGCCAAGCGCGGATCCCGAGCAGGTTGTTCTTACCGTTCTTTCACCGCAGAAGGACCTTACGGAGGAAGAGGCAGAGGACGCAGCTGTGGAGCTTGCTGAGGCGGAGTCTCGTTCGAACGAAGCGAAGCTTGAAGGCGTAAAGAGCCTGTAA
- a CDS encoding small, acid-soluble spore protein, alpha/beta type — translation MGRRRRGIMSEQLKYELAKDLGFYDTVQQEGWGGIRAKDAGNMVKRAIELAEQAAARTNQP, via the coding sequence ATGGGGCGCAGAAGACGCGGCATAATGTCAGAGCAGTTAAAATATGAGCTGGCCAAGGACTTAGGATTTTACGACACGGTTCAGCAAGAGGGCTGGGGCGGCATACGAGCGAAGGATGCCGGAAATATGGTTAAACGTGCCATAGAGCTAGCAGAACAAGCTGCTGCAAGAACGAATCAACCGTAA
- a CDS encoding RidA family protein, whose protein sequence is MTKKQQLQVIATDKAPAAIGPYSQAIKLGGLLFTSGQIPLDAAGQLVEGGIEEQTHQVFRNLEAVLAEAGASFQDVVKATVFMKDMNQFATVNGIYSSYFGEHKPARSAVEVARLPKDVLVEIEVIASTFVE, encoded by the coding sequence ATGACTAAGAAGCAACAGCTTCAAGTAATTGCTACGGACAAAGCGCCTGCAGCAATTGGACCGTACTCTCAAGCGATAAAGCTGGGGGGACTATTGTTTACTTCAGGACAAATTCCACTCGATGCGGCGGGTCAGCTTGTAGAGGGTGGTATTGAGGAGCAAACCCATCAGGTGTTTCGCAATTTGGAGGCTGTGCTGGCTGAGGCAGGTGCCAGCTTTCAGGATGTTGTGAAGGCGACTGTATTTATGAAGGATATGAATCAATTTGCAACGGTAAATGGTATCTACTCTTCCTATTTCGGAGAGCATAAACCGGCTCGCTCAGCGGTTGAGGTAGCAAGGCTGCCAAAGGATGTTCTTGTCGAAATAGAAGTGATTGCATCGACATTTGTCGAATGA